The following proteins come from a genomic window of Candidatus Poribacteria bacterium:
- a CDS encoding LamG domain-containing protein: MRHLQNLHLFACIFLLTLIPLSAEAFPPPSPAGGNYLVLDGIDDYAVLDFKTFGVLLPKGTDEFTVEAWVYLTTPPGENVYAMILSQQVEMRAANDSEGWREIKKRIDWQKGDLFLIMRAHITAGGKPAGTPFSPIALSPNQWNHIAYQAKGRQTATIVNDLAKTVPQGVTLRDDLSHLKHPQDFTLGGFGEKIEIGKDYFRGSFAGCIDEVRISTVARYDVDKNGFTPRGKFKDDAKTLALWHFDEPSGTRKFSDASANAHHLVGKNGAKTGNTTLAVEPQGKLTTTWAQLKQ; this comes from the coding sequence ATGAGACATTTACAAAATCTGCATCTTTTTGCTTGCATCTTTTTGCTTACATTAATCCCGTTGAGTGCTGAAGCATTTCCACCGCCTTCCCCCGCAGGTGGAAACTACTTAGTCCTTGATGGAATAGACGACTATGCGGTCTTAGACTTTAAAACCTTCGGTGTCCTCTTGCCAAAAGGCACAGACGAATTCACTGTTGAAGCGTGGGTCTATCTGACCACACCGCCTGGCGAGAACGTATATGCCATGATTCTCAGCCAACAGGTGGAAATGCGCGCCGCGAACGATAGCGAGGGATGGAGGGAGATAAAGAAACGCATTGATTGGCAGAAGGGGGATTTATTCCTAATAATGCGAGCGCATATTACGGCTGGAGGAAAGCCCGCTGGGACACCATTCTCCCCGATAGCACTTTCCCCGAATCAATGGAATCACATCGCATATCAGGCGAAAGGGAGACAGACGGCAACCATTGTCAACGATCTCGCAAAGACAGTACCACAAGGCGTAACGCTGAGAGACGATCTTTCACACCTCAAGCATCCACAGGATTTCACACTTGGAGGGTTTGGAGAGAAAATTGAGATTGGCAAAGACTACTTTCGGGGTTCCTTTGCGGGATGTATTGATGAGGTCCGTATCTCGACAGTTGCTCGCTACGATGTGGATAAAAACGGTTTCACGCCGCGCGGAAAGTTCAAGGATGACGCAAAAACGCTTGCGTTGTGGCATTTTGATGAACCGAGCGGCACACGGAAATTCTCAGATGCATCGGCCAACGCACACCATCTGGTGGGTAAAAATGGCGCGAAGACTGGAAATACCACACTCGCAGTCGAACCCCAAGGCAAACTCACGACGACATGGGCACAGCTCAAACAATGA